One region of Miscanthus floridulus cultivar M001 chromosome 19, ASM1932011v1, whole genome shotgun sequence genomic DNA includes:
- the LOC136526392 gene encoding uncharacterized protein produces MQLRPEDAMEEVEAEAVPKAAAGPNCGSRGGATRRSGVVRPHWLYKLLGISGVAFAKYFLRHAWRKNSVSKARKNISEHYDLSNDFFALYLDPTMTYSCSIFKAEDKSLDAAQLRKLDSLINKAKVESGHHVLDIGCGWGTLAIWLVKKTGCKCTGITLFEEQLNYTKRKVKESGLEVSYILFLIVVARDSQCANADDRVADLANYLAFLSLRNHKQLTF; encoded by the exons ATGCAGCTGAGGCCGGAGGACGccatggaggaggtggaggccgaGGCAGTGCCCAAGGCGGCGGCGGGGCCGAA CTGCGGAAGTAGGGGAGGGGCAACGCGGCGATCTGGAGTTGTTCGCCCTCAC TGGTTATACAAATTGCTTGGAATTAGTGGAGTTGCATTTGCAAAATATTTTCTGCGTCATGCCTGGCGGAAGAATAGTGTATCCAAAGCTCGTAAAAATATATCTGAACACTACGATCTG AGTAATGATTTCTTTGCTCTTTATCTGGATCCAACAATGACGTATTCTTGCAGTATTTTTAAG GCTGAGGACAAGAGCTTAGATGCAGCCCAGCTACGTAAGCTTGACAGTCTCATTAATAAG GCTAAGGTGGAGTCAGGGCATCATGTTCTTGACATTGGTTGTGGTTGGGGCACTTTAGCAATATGGTTGGTGAAGAAAACAGGTTGCAAGTGCACAGGAATTACATTATTCGAGGAGCAACTGAACTACACCAAAAGAAAGGTGAAAGAATCTGGATTAGAGGTAAGTTATATTCTTTTCTTGATAGTAGTGGCCCGAGATT CTCAATGCGCAAATGCTGATGACAGGGTAGCGGACCTGGCAAACTACCTGGCCTTCCTCTCACTTCGGAACCATAAGCAGCTCACATTCTGA